The Fusarium oxysporum f. sp. lycopersici 4287 chromosome 1, whole genome shotgun sequence DNA segment TGACTGATTTGCGAATAATATGCATGCACAGCTAGCTCTAACAGCATAACATCGCCATACACCTCGCTTCCATCGAAACCTCCAATGACAATGAGGCGGCTATCATACAGCACTGTCCCGTGATAGCCACGGCCTGAAGGTGCTTTACCGTAGACCCGACGTCTATCCCATGTCATTGTAACCAGGTTCAAAAGCAGGACATCATTCGAGTATTCGCTTCCGTCGTGGCCTCCAATGACAAAAAGATAGGAGCCGACTATTGTGGCCGTATGTGATAAACGGCGGAAAGCAACGGGGATAGGGACTGCTCTCCATAACTGGGCGTCAACGTCGTAAACCCATACATCGTCGAAACATTCGCCGCCATCAGAGCCTCCAAAAATGATGAGTTTGCTGCCCACCATGTTGGCAGTGTGGTAGCCCCTTGCCTTGGGACGATAGTCTTTTGACCCAGGGCTTGACTTATCTGAACTTGACACTAATCGCCATGACATTTTGTTGACATCAGCAACATCTAACCGCCAGATATCATTCAGAGCTCGGACCCCATCGCCGCCGCCGAATACGTATATACCATTCTTGTATAGACAAGCAGTATGCGCTCTCCGCTTCGACGGCATCTTATCTCCTATAATACGGGGCTTTGTCCACCGGAAGTTTGTCGTATCCAAAACATAGACATCGTTATAATACTCTGGGCCGTCACCTCCGCCAAACACGATGAGTTTCTTGCCTACGGCAGTACATGTCATGGCTCTCAGAGGAACAGGTATATCACCAACGACATAAGGTATAGACCAGTGGAAAGAATCGGCATCCAGCACGTAGAGATCGTTGAAGCATGTTCTTGAGTCACAGCCGCCGAATACATAAACGTTCGAGCCAATGATTGTTGTTGTGTGTGCTCGTAATGAGGTGTGAGGAGCGCCCGACACAGGTGCCTTGGACCAGTACATGCCAGATGCTGGAGCCACGTCGACGTTTGGAGCGGTCCGGGGATCTGGAAGCGACGGGAACGCAGTGTACTCGTCTTGTGATATGCGAGATCTATGCGATGCATACCGAGCGGTCGCTTGTGCAGTCGTTCGGCTCGTTATGGCAGATGTCGACCGTGAAGCGGTTGGTCGCCGATTATGTCGATCTCCCTCACTTGAGGCATCGCCAGCGCTGGTTGAGATTGAATGCGGCGGTTTGTGGGCTGCTCTCGAGGTAGAAGCTCCTTGCGGGGCGGTCTGTGATGCGGATTGAGAGCGCTGCCGGATAGAAAGATCGGAAGGCTTTCGACGATTTGCTTGTATGCTTTTGCTGGCAAGATGACCTGGTGTATGGCTTCTGGGTAAGGGCATCTGATCGCTAgactcgtcatcatcgtcggaATCGTCGTCGACAAAGGTCGGCCGTGTGGCTGTGGGGGCCGGAGCAGGCGATCGTTGTTGtttttgttgctgttgttgaatGCTCTTTGCCTTGAGATGCGACTTATCGGGGGACCTCCTCGGATCCGCCATGACTGCGTAGGTTCTTCTTCATTGCCTACCTAGACAAGGCGTTGAGCTTGTGACTTGAACCGGTCGAGGTGGGGGGAAGGTGGAATGAGTGAGAGCAGTGAAGGGGGCAAAAAGGAACGAACAATATGCAATTAAAAACAGGCAgttgaagccaaagccaatTGGCGATTTGCCAAGGGCGCAAAGAGAAGGGAGGGGCAGGCGAGCCGGTGATGGTGATAGTACGTAAATGATGTCGAAGGGTAGGGATCGTGCAACGTTGGAGCTGGGGTTGAGGCGAGTATCGTCTTGAGTCGAAGTACCTGAGTACCTCCTAGCTTTGTTGTCGTTGATTCTGGAACACTTTTAGCGAGGCCCGGCCCCTGTGACCAAGTGCGGAGATGAGGCTCTCAGGCGTCTAAGGTACCTGATACATTCGACCTCTCACTGACCTCATAGCACATAAGACCCAGAAATACGGAGTAGACCTTAGGGAATTTAGTGCAGTTTAGTTTACACCATCATATCGAGGTTTTTTTCCCTATGCACTTGAAAGTCGATCTCGGTTTTGACGACTGATCTTTTCATCAGTTGGCACTGAACGAGCACTGTCAAAAAACAATCACTCATTAATTTGTGTATAATAGTGCAAGAGGTAAGCTAATTTTCCTCACGTACTGTAACAGCGAGAAAAACATTTGcacttctttctctccttccgttcttgcctttctctcttttcctctctCTCTTACACTCACTCACTCCCCTCATAAATCTTTTACTTATTCTTCATAGCGAATTTATGAACTCATAATTTTCTTTCAACACATGCATTGTCCCAGAGACTGACCATTATCAGCCGTTTTTGCCATGAGTGACCAACACGACGCTCAGATGGGTGGCGTCTCCCCAGGCAATGCGCATGCAGAACTTGCAGCTGATGCCAGCAATGTTACAACCTCGACAAAGGATGAAGAGCGGGCTTCGAAGAGACTTAAGGTTAACGATTCGATCCCGTTTCAGTCTGCTCCAGGAGAGGATTTGCACGATGCACCCGCTCCTAAGGAGAATGAACAATCCACAAATGGCGACAAGGAGAATGAGGTCCCGAGGCCAAAGCCGGACCCGAAGGCTGAGTACGTTGATGGACGCAGCAAAGGAGTTGCTCCTATCAAGAAAGAGTGAGAAGCCCACCGTAGACCCGTTCTAGAGACACACTGACAAATCAAAGGTATCTTGTAGACATGTCAACTCAGAAAGATGCGTCCAACGATGCTGTGAACGACGATGACGCAGCTGAGGCACGCGGTACTGCCGAAGGGAATGCTGAGAATGGCGATCGAAAGCCaggcaagggcaagaaagaaaagaagaagaagggccaGAACACAGAGCGCGATTTTGGCAAATTTGACGATGCCTTTCGTCTTTGCAACAGTCGAGCCTTCTATCCCGAGTTTTCTCCCAGAGAATGCAAGTTTGGTGACCGATGCAGACTCTGCCATGATATTCGAAAGTATCTTGAGGAAGGACGCCGAGGTGATGTTGAGACTTTTGAAGGCAAATGCCCCGTGTTCGAGGCTCATGGCCACTGTCCTTCAGGCTGGAAGTGCCGCTTTGTTAAGAGCCACATGGAGGAAATCGAGCACGAGGACGGCCGAAAAGAGTTGGTGCTCATAAGCACTTCAGCAAATGGCGGCGAGAACGGTGAGCCTAAAGATGAAGGATCCGAGGAGCAGCGACCTGCTATTTTCAACGTCGTCAGCATGGATAAGAAGATTGACCTCAACCGCAAGCGGACTGACTTTACGCGATCTGACCAGTACATCACTTGGCTCAATAAGGAAGCCAAGCTGAGTGAGGAGTTTATGAATCGTCGCAAGAATCAGTCCACCGAGGGTATCGAAGATCTACGCGCCCGCTTCGTCGACCCCCCTTTTAAGCCTTCTGAGAAACGCCGACTCTATTTCGGCCAAGAGACCCCAACCCTGGCACCTCTCACCACCCAAGGAAACTTGCCCTTCCGTCGACTCTGCGTCGAGCTTGGAGCCCAGCTCACATACTCGGAGATGGCATTGAGTATGCCTCTCATCCAAGGAACAAAGGCTGACTGGACACTTCTAAAGGTTCATGAGTCAGAGCTTTCACCCCCCCAATTTAACCCAGGCTCTGTCCCCATCTTTGATGACTACGACCACTCCAAGGATATCAAGTTTGGTGCCCAGATCTCCGGAAACAACCACTGGGTTGTTACCAAGGCTGCTGACGTCCTAAATCGTTATTGCCCTCACCTTCGCCTCATCGATTTGAACTGTGGTTGTCCGATTGATATGGTCTTCAAGTCTGGCGGTGGATCGGCGCTTCTTGAAAACTCAGGCAAGTTGGAACGTATGGTTCGAGGCATGAACGCTGTGTCAGGAGAGGTCCCTATCACTGCCAAGATCCGCACTGGGATCCGAAACTCCCGTCCTACGGCCACTCAGCTTATTGGAAAACTGGCTTTTGGTGCACGAGAGCACCGAGAACGACTTGGTGCTCCTGGATGTGCGGCCCTGACTCTTCATGGACGCAGCCGTGAGCAGCGATACACCAAGAAGGCCGACTGGGGCTACATCAGCGAGTGCGCCGCGCTCATCAAGACTTACAACAAGCAGAAGGACACTCTGACTGACACCATCGCTGAGCCCGATGCCAGCAGCCTCCCTAATGCCAAGGATGGCCGCATGTACTTCCTCGGCAACGGTGACTGCTACTCGCACACCGAGTACTATGAGCACATTTGAAAAGGCTCGTGTCGATACCGTCATGATTGGCGTGCGGCCCTCATCAAGCCTTGGCTctttgaggagattgagaagggCCAGTACCTCGACAAGTCATCTAGCGAGCGTCTCCGCTACATCGAGAAGTTTGTGCGCTATGGCCTTGACGCCTGGGGTTCTGATGAGCTCGGCATTGGATTCACTCGCCGTTTCCTTCTCGAGTGGCTCAGTTTTACGCACCGCTACGTCCCTATTGGTTTGTTAGAGTATCTCCCACCTTGCCTCAATGACCGACCTCCTAAGTACGAGGggagagatgagatggaaaCGCTTATGGCGTCCAACAACTTCAGGGACTGGATCAAAATCAGGTATGTTTATACTTTTGTGGCGCAATACACAACGGGTTTGCTTTCTTGGGTCGGTATGCTAACTGGCCACTCACAGCGAGATGTTCCTTGGCCCCGTCCACCCAACGTTCAAGTTCCAGCCCAAGCACAAGTCCAACGCGTACGAGGCTGAGGGTTAAACAACGATTAAACAATAGAGCATTGAACAGGCGAGCGGCGCAGAGGGGGCCTTGTAAAGAATTGTTTGAGGCGAAAAAGGTCGATTTTTGGTACGCATATTTGCTATCTAGGCACCTAGGCGAAGATAACCACAGGGCATGGATGACTGATGTCTTTATGACGGgcccaagaaggaggtcCTATTTGCAGGGGAAAACGGGGATGTAAACCCGAAACTCGTGTCATAACGGAAAAGTCTGGTCTAGTATCGATCAGATAAATGTACAGAGAACAACTCCAAGTGTATTTCGACTCGGCGCAAACTGTTATGAGAACTGTTAATGTCAAAATTAGCAATGGTCTCCCAGTCGTCCAGAGGTTTAACACTCCCGGATACGGAACCCCGGCTTGTCTTCAATTTTGCTGCTATTGTTGTTTCGAAGTTCTACCTACGCGGTTCATGAATTTATGCCGAGTCCTCTAGGATTTGCATATGCTTGACCAAATCGACGCACGAGCATTGACACCGAACACAGTCTCATAATAAAGAAACGCCATTCAAGCTTCATTCAATGACTTAACAAGTGAAAATATACAGATG contains these protein-coding regions:
- a CDS encoding hypothetical protein (At least one base has a quality score < 10) is translated as MADPRRSPDKSHLKAKSIQQQQQKQQRSPAPAPTATRPTFVDDDSDDDDESSDQMPLPRSHTPGHLASKSIQANRRKPSDLSIRQRSQSASQTAPQGASTSRAAHKPPHSISTSAGDASSEGDRHNRRPTASRSTSAITSRTTAQATARYASHRSRISQDEYTAFPSLPDPRTAPNVDVAPASGMYWSKAPVSGAPHTSLRAHTTTIIGSNVYVFGGCDSRTCFNDLYVLDADSFHWSIPYVVGDIPVPLRAMTCTAVGKKLIVFGGGDGPEYYNDVYVLDTTNFRWTKPRIIGDKMPSKRRAHTACLYKNGIYVFGGGDGVRALNDIWRLDVADVNKMSWRLVSSSDKSSPGSKDYRPKARGYHTANMVGSKLIIFGGSDGGECFDDVWVYDVDAQLWRAVPIPVAFRRLSHTATIVGSYLFVIGGHDGSEYSNDVLLLNLVTMTWDRRRVYGKAPSGRGYHGTVLYDSRLIVIGGFDGSEVYGDVMLLELAVHAYYSQISHFTIEV
- a CDS encoding hypothetical protein (At least one base has a quality score < 10), giving the protein MSDQHDAQMGGVSPGNAHAELAADASNVTTSTKDEERASKRLKVNDSIPFQSAPGEDLHDAPAPKENEQSTNGDKENEVPRPKPDPKAEYVDGRSKGVAPIKKEYLVDMSTQKDASNDAVNDDDAAEARGTAEGNAENGDRKPGKGKKEKKKKGQNTERDFGKFDDAFRLCNSRAFYPEFSPRECKFGDRCRLCHDIRKYLEEGRRGDVETFEGKCPVFEAHGHCPSGWKCRFVKSHMEEIEHEDGRKELVLISTSANGGENGEPKDEGSEEQRPAIFNVVSMDKKIDLNRKRTDFTRSDQYITWLNKEAKLSEEFMNRRKNQSTEGIEDLRARFVDPPFKPSEKRRLYFGQETPTLAPLTTQGNLPFRRLCVELGAQLTYSEMALSMPLIQGTKADWTLLKVHESELSPPQFNPGSVPIFDDYDHSKDIKFGAQISGNNHWVVTKAADVLNRYCPHLRLIDLNCGCPIDMVFKSGGGSALLENSGKLERMVRGMNAVSGEVPITAKIRTGIRNSRPTATQLIGKLAFGAREHRERLGAPGCAALTLHGRSREQRYTKKADWGYISECAALIKTYNKQKDTLTDTIAEPDASSLPNAKDGRMYFLGNGSCRYRHDWRAALIKPWLFEEIEKGQYLDKSSSERLRYIEKFVRYGLDAWGSDELGIGFTRRFLLEWLSFTHRYVPIGLLEYLPPCLNDRPPKYEGRDEMETLMASNNFRDWIKISEMFLGPVHPTFKFQPKHKSNAYEAEG